One stretch of Gambusia affinis linkage group LG05, SWU_Gaff_1.0, whole genome shotgun sequence DNA includes these proteins:
- the aldh5a1 gene encoding succinate-semialdehyde dehydrogenase, mitochondrial: MSAVRALRSRRLLRQVSPVLQASLRRHYSLDVPAALLRTQGYLGGRWVSAASVFPVLDPATGQELTQVSDCGPAEAKQAVEAAYEAFQSWKHTTAKERSVLLRKWSDLLLLHQGHLARIITFESGKPLPEALGEVSYSASFLQWFSEEARRVYGDIVPSPAADRRLLLLKQPVGVATIITPWNFPSAMITRKVGAALAAGCTVVVKPAEDTPLSALALAELAQQAGIPPGVVNVVPCSREKMAAVGRVLCSDPLVAKISFTGSTATGKVLLKMAADSVKRVSMELGGHAPFIVFDSADVERAVGGAMASKFRNSGQTCVCSNRFLVQSGIYERFLDGLGRAMDAELRLGHGSEPDTTQGPLINARAAEKVVHQITDAVSRGAQVLRGGKRLDGSFMEPTLLAGVTTDMLCTQEETFGPLVPVIRFETEEEALAVANAANVGLAGYFYSQDVGQIWRVAEALEVGMVGVNEGLLSAAEAAFGGVKQSGLGREGSKYGIDEYLEVKYMCFGGLRA, translated from the exons ATGTCCGCCGTCAGAGCGCTGAGGAGCCGCCGGCTCCTCCGCCAGGTGTCCCCCGTCCTGCAGGCCTCCCTCCGCAGACATTACAGCCTGGACGTCCCCGCCGCGCTGCTCCGGACTCAGGGCTACCTGGGCGGCCGCTGGGTCTCTGCAGCCTCGGTGTTCCCGGTTCTGGACCCGGCCACCGGACAGGAGCTGACCCAGGTGTCGGACTGCGGGCCCGCAGAGGCCAAGCAGGCGGTGGAGGCCGCCTACGAGGCGTTTCAGTCCTGGAAGCACACCACAGCCAAG GAGAGGAGCGTCCTGCTGAGGAAATGGTccgacctgctgctgctgcaccagGGTCACCTGGCCAGAATCATCACCTTTGAGTCC ggtAAACCTCTGCCCGAGGCTCTGGGGGAGGTTTCGTACTCGGCCTCCTTCCTCCAGTGGTTCTCAGAAGAAGCTCGCAGAGTTTACGGCGACATCGTTCCGTCTCCGGCGGCGGACCGCAGGCTGCTGCTCCTCAAGCAGCCAGTAGGGGTCGCCACCATCATCACGCCG TGGAACTTCCCCAGCGCCATGATCACCAGGAAGGTTGGCGCCGCCCTGGCCGCCGGATGCACCGTGGTGGTGAAGCCGGCCGAAGACACGCCGCTGTCCGCCCTGGCTCTGGCCGAG CTGGCGCAGCAGGCCGGCATCCCGCCGGGCGTGGTCAACGTGGTTCCCTGCTCTAGGGAGAAGATGGCCGCCGTGGGCCGGGTTCTGTGCTCCGACCCGCTGGTGGCCAAGATCTCCTTCACTGGATCCACGGCAACTGGGAAG gtGTTGCTGAAAATGGCCGCCGACTCTGTGAAGCGGGTTTCCATGGAGCTGGGAGGCCACGCCCCCTTCATCGTGTTTGACAGCGCCGACGTGGAGCGCGCGGTGGGCGGAGCCATGGCCTCCAAGTTCAGGAACTCCGGACAG ACCTGCGTGTGCTCCAACCGCTTCCTGGTCCAGAGCGGGATCTACGAGCGCTTCCTGGACGGACTGGGCCGCGCCATGGACGCCGAGCTGCGTCTGGGCCACGGGTCGGAACCGGACACCACGCAGGGACCGCTCATCAACGCCAGAGCAGCGGAGAAG GTGGTCCACCAGATAACGGACGCCGTGTCTCGTGGCGCCCAGGTTCTGCGAGGCGGGAAGCGTTTGGACGGGTCGTTCATGGAGCCGACCCTACTGGCAGGCGTCACCACTGACATGCTGTGTACGCAGGAGGAGACGTTCGGACCGCTGGTTCCGGTCATCAG GTTtgagacagaagaagaagctctGGCCGTGGCCAACGCTGCCAACGTCGGACTGGCAG GATACTTCTACTCGCAGGACGTGGGCCAGATCTGGCGGGTGGCCGAGGCGCTGGAGGTGGGCATGGTGGGGGTCAACGAGGGCCTCCTGTCCGCCGCCGAGGCCGCTTTCGGGGGGGTCAAGCAGTCCGGCCTGGGCCGGGAGGGATCCAAGTACGGCATCGACGAGTACCTGGAGGTCAAGTACATGTGCTTCGGAGGCCTGAGAGCATGA